The following coding sequences lie in one Metopolophium dirhodum isolate CAU chromosome 5, ASM1992520v1, whole genome shotgun sequence genomic window:
- the LOC132945983 gene encoding coiled-coil domain-containing protein 102A isoform X1, with protein MAVKMAASEAGGVVASATASDWDTRESMRQRELDEARARATQMEKTMRWWSDCTANWREKWSKVRNERNKAREEAKMLKDNLEHVLKENSNIKREKQNLEQQNECLRKELEKVNLILLKHAGQWDSQLVDALENGISDPDTCCSSSSIPQPSIVSDSGIEEYVLQEAVPKHAVEMFNQTTSPIKSPTPNKTISDEVADTLEKNLENLLESTQQDLNNLHSQLSGTDSVKSECQTCQDNQVITNKRLEDLRIQLEHLQSENEIEWSKREQLESEMMNLERINKQLKSELNDTLDKLQKQSKPESSSDTKYRLLQEELADKNIELANLKHILSKQKKVCVDQSAESAHLVRRGEQYENEVKRLRSRVEELKRELATTEEDYDTASNTIKKLQRLNEDLQEKLDSLQAELIHQNIRLTRLTSRVSSDDSSHSDED; from the exons atg GCTGTTAAAATGGCCGCAAGTGAGGCTGGCGGTGTTGTTGCTTCAGCTACAGCATCCGATTGGGATACAAGAGAGTCAATGCGTCAGCGTGAATTAGATGAAGCCAGGGCACGGGCAACACAAATGGAGAAAACAATGCGATGGTGGTCTGATTGTACTGCTAACTGGCGTGAAAAATGGAGCAAG gTGAGAAATGAAAGAAACAAAGCTCGAGAAGAAGCTAAAATGCTCAAAGATAATTTAGAACATGTACTAAAAGAAAACAGTAATATTAAAAGGGAAAAGCAAAATCTCGAACAACAGAATGAATGTTTGCGCAAAGAATTAGAAAAAGTCAATCTGATTCTATTAAAACATGCAG gacAATGGGATTCTCAACTGGTTGATGCATTGGAAAATGGTATTTCTGATCCAGATACTTGCTGTAGTTCATCATCTATACCTCAGCCATCGATTGTGAGTGACTCTGGTATTGAAGAATATGTTTTACAAGAGGCTGTTCCCAAACATGCTGTTGAAATGTTCAATCAAACAACTTCTCCCATTAAATCACCAACTCCTAATAAAACCATATCTGATGAAGTAGCCGATACACTTGAGAAGAATTTAGAAAATCTGTTGGAAAGCACTCAACAAGATTTAAACAATTTGCACAGTCAGTTGTCAGGTACAGATAGTGTTAAATCAGAATGTCAAACTTGTCAAGACAATCAGGTTATTACTAACAAACGTTTGGAAGACTTAAGAATACag CTAGAACACTTACAATCTGAAAATGAAATTGAATGGAGCAAAAGAGAACAACTTGAAAGTGAAATGATGAACTTAGAAAGAAtcaataagcaattaaaatctGAACTGAACGACACACTAGATAAATTGCAGAAACAGAGTAAACCTGAATCATCATCAGACACAAAGTATAGATTATTGCAAGAAGAGTTGgctgataaaaatatt GAGTTAGCCAATTTAAAACACATTCTATCCAAACAAAAGAAAGTGTGTGTTGACCAAAGTGCTGAGTCAGCGCATTTAGTGAGACGTGGTGAGCAATATGAGAATGAAGTCAAACGTTTGAGAAGCCGAGTAGAGGAATTAAAAAGAGAATTAGCTACTACAGAAGAAGATTATGATACTGCTTCTAATACTATAAA GAAACTTCAAAGATTAAACGAAGACTTGCAAGAAAAGCTTGATAGCTTACAGGCCGAattaatacatcaaaatataag atTGACACGTTTAACAAGTCGAGTATCTTCAGATGATTCAAGTCATAGTGATGAAGACTGA
- the LOC132945434 gene encoding bifunctional purine biosynthesis protein ATIC, which yields MATTDNLALISVSDKTGLLELAKSLVEAGFKLLASGGTASYIKNDAKLPVTCVSEFTGAPEILGGRVKTLHPAIHGGILARLIPADQNDLMKNNYSLIKVVVCNLYPFEKVVAKSDTNVEDAVENIDIGGVTLLRAAAKNHERVTVLCDPADYLVISNEISLNKDTLLETRKKLALKAFTHTATYDDCISDYFRKKFANGESQMNLRYGMNPHQCPAQLFTTDLKLPLKVINGSPGYINLCDAFNSWQLVKELKEVTGLPAATSFKHVSPAGAGLGIPLNEIEASLCMVSDLLEIMTPLGSAYARARGADRMSSYGDFIALSHSCDLVTAKIISREVSDGVIAPGYSDEALNLLKKKKSGNYCVLQIDSNYTPKLVERKVLFGMTLEQKRNDGKIDENLFTNIVTKRQDMTEAAKRDLILATVTLKYTQSNSVCYAFNGQAIGIGAGQQSRIHCTRLAGDKADNWWLRQHPYVLNMKFKKSVKRAQIANAIDDYIGKTIGNGLSRTRWESLFDVIPAELTPEERLAWSAKLKGVVLSSDAFFPFSDNIERAVQSGVEYIACPSGSTNDQEVINYCNEQNIVLAHTNLRLFHH from the exons ATGGCGACTACTGATAATTTGG ctCTTATTAGTGTATCGGATAAAACTGGATTATTAGAGCTAGCAAAAAGCTTAGTAGAAGCTGGTTTCAAGTTGTTGGCAAGTGGAGGAACTGCTTCTTATATAAAGAATGACGCAAAATTACCAGTTACTTGTGTCTCCGAATTCACTGGAGCACCAGAAATACTTGGGGGCCGAGTGAAAACTTTACACCCAGCAATTCATGGAG gtatattagcGCGTTTAATACCTGCTGACCAGAACGATTTAATGAAGAACAACTACAGCCTAATAAAAGTAGTAGTATGTAACCTATATCCATTTGAAAAGGTTGTAGCCAAATCCGATACTAACGTTGAAGATGctgttgaaaatattgatattggTGGTGTAACACTATTGAGAGCTGCTGCCAAAAATCATGAACGTGTCACAGTACTTTGTGATCCTGCAGACTATTTGGTAATATCCAACGAAATATCACTGAACAAAGATACGCTTCTAGAAACCAGGAAAAAATTAGCATTAAAGGCATTTACGCATACAGCAACTTATGATGATTGTATATCAGACTATTTTCGCAAGAAATTTGCGAATGGTGAGAGTCAAATGAATTTAAGATATGGCATGAATCCTCACCAATGTCCAGCACAACTTTTCACTACAGATTTAAAACTACCATTAAAAG taattaatggTTCACCGGGGTACATCAATTTATGTGATGCCTTTAATAGCTGGCAATTGGTTAAAGAACTTAAAGAGGTGACTGGTCTTCCAGCTGCTACATCTTTTAAGCACGTCAGTCCTGCAGGAGCTGGTTTGGGCATACCATTAAATGAAattgaa GCTTCATTATGTATGGTAAGTGATTTACTTGAAATTATGACTCCACTTGGATCTGCTTATGCTCGTGCCAGAGGAGCTGATCGCATGTCTTCATATGGAGATTTTATTGCTTTATCACATTCTTGTGATTTGGTTACTGCTAAAATTATTTCCAGAGAA gttTCTGATGGTGTAATTGCACCTGGATATAGTGATGAAGCTTTAAAtttgctcaaaaaaaaaaaaagtggaaatTATTGTGTACTACAAATTGATTCAAATTATACACCTAAGCTTGTTGAGCGTAAAGTTTTGTTTGGAATGACCTTAGAACAGAAACGTAATGATGGAAAAATCGATGAAAATCTTTTTACCAATATTGTAACTAAAAGACAAGAT ATGACAGAAGCAGCTAAACGTGATTTGATTCTTGCTACTGTAACATTGAAATACACCCAAAGTAATTCAGTGTGTTACGCTTTTAATGGTCAAGCTATAGGAATTGGAGCTGGGCAACAATCAAGAATTCATTGCACTAGACTAGCTGGGGATAAAGCTGATAATTG GTGGTTGAGGCAACACCCgtatgttttaaatatgaaatttaaaaaatcagtcAAAAGAGCTCAGATAGCAAATGCTATTGATGATTATATTGGTAAAACCATTGGAAACGGTCTTTCACGCACTAGATGGGAAAGTTTGTTTGATGTAATTCCTGCTGAGCTAACCCCTGAAGAGAGACTTGCCTGGTCTGCTAAGTTGAAAGGAGTTGTATTGTCATCAGATGCATTTTTCCCATTCAGTGATAACATCGAAAGAGCTGTCcag AGCGGAGTTGAATACATAGCTTGCCCATCTGGTTCAACAAATGACCAAGAAGTCATCAATTACTGCAATGAACAAAACATTGTGTTGGCTCATACTAATTTGCGTTTGTTCCACCATTAA
- the LOC132945983 gene encoding coiled-coil domain-containing protein 102A isoform X3, with the protein MAVKMAASEAGGVVASATASDWDTRESMRQRELDEARARATQMEKTMRWWSDCTANWREKWSKVRNERNKAREEAKMLKDNLEHVLKENSNIKREKQNLEQQNECLRKELEKVNLILLKHAGQWDSQLVDALENGISDPDTCCSSSSIPQPSIVSDSGIEEYVLQEAVPKHAVEMFNQTTSPIKSPTPNKTISDEVADTLEKNLENLLESTQQDLNNLHSQLSGTDSVKSECQTCQDNQVITNKRLEDLRIQLEHLQSENEIEWSKREQLESEMMNLERINKQLKSELNDTLDKLQKQSKPESSSDTKYRLLQEELADKNIELANLKHILSKQKKVCVDQSAESAHLVRRGEQYENEVKRLRSRVEELKRELATTEEDYDTASNTIKKLQRLNEDLQEKLDSLQAELIHQNISS; encoded by the exons atg GCTGTTAAAATGGCCGCAAGTGAGGCTGGCGGTGTTGTTGCTTCAGCTACAGCATCCGATTGGGATACAAGAGAGTCAATGCGTCAGCGTGAATTAGATGAAGCCAGGGCACGGGCAACACAAATGGAGAAAACAATGCGATGGTGGTCTGATTGTACTGCTAACTGGCGTGAAAAATGGAGCAAG gTGAGAAATGAAAGAAACAAAGCTCGAGAAGAAGCTAAAATGCTCAAAGATAATTTAGAACATGTACTAAAAGAAAACAGTAATATTAAAAGGGAAAAGCAAAATCTCGAACAACAGAATGAATGTTTGCGCAAAGAATTAGAAAAAGTCAATCTGATTCTATTAAAACATGCAG gacAATGGGATTCTCAACTGGTTGATGCATTGGAAAATGGTATTTCTGATCCAGATACTTGCTGTAGTTCATCATCTATACCTCAGCCATCGATTGTGAGTGACTCTGGTATTGAAGAATATGTTTTACAAGAGGCTGTTCCCAAACATGCTGTTGAAATGTTCAATCAAACAACTTCTCCCATTAAATCACCAACTCCTAATAAAACCATATCTGATGAAGTAGCCGATACACTTGAGAAGAATTTAGAAAATCTGTTGGAAAGCACTCAACAAGATTTAAACAATTTGCACAGTCAGTTGTCAGGTACAGATAGTGTTAAATCAGAATGTCAAACTTGTCAAGACAATCAGGTTATTACTAACAAACGTTTGGAAGACTTAAGAATACag CTAGAACACTTACAATCTGAAAATGAAATTGAATGGAGCAAAAGAGAACAACTTGAAAGTGAAATGATGAACTTAGAAAGAAtcaataagcaattaaaatctGAACTGAACGACACACTAGATAAATTGCAGAAACAGAGTAAACCTGAATCATCATCAGACACAAAGTATAGATTATTGCAAGAAGAGTTGgctgataaaaatatt GAGTTAGCCAATTTAAAACACATTCTATCCAAACAAAAGAAAGTGTGTGTTGACCAAAGTGCTGAGTCAGCGCATTTAGTGAGACGTGGTGAGCAATATGAGAATGAAGTCAAACGTTTGAGAAGCCGAGTAGAGGAATTAAAAAGAGAATTAGCTACTACAGAAGAAGATTATGATACTGCTTCTAATACTATAAA GAAACTTCAAAGATTAAACGAAGACTTGCAAGAAAAGCTTGATAGCTTACAGGCCGAattaatacatcaaaatataag TTCATAG
- the LOC132945981 gene encoding zinc finger protein 26-like, with amino-acid sequence MSSALEEREEQSLKCFICNIKVTTRSSYDIYCTFMPQRELLLIDVMSKILKKVLNPSLMRSSVLCRRCFTLFDELDQISTRYKKLQTDIIKRYTSTCVEYKDATDFNVVDSMVQTKIVELSQSELENDDASFNDDDENSEKSSVALNEIVENIINSIQADETMDNDDSSKDCTSDTTEDKILLINKNDTEHMDTVDIKHTAEPIYETKLKKHSVASVGINYKCENCDVSFERATDLKNHFTMVHQSPKLFFCSSCDKSYSTKQALNNHLSKEHQTLDKESINDQVDTISPIIKTENETSQCGDTGSIIVTEANVDYLNQSPQGVIIDVKPDFSIDNSMYLEEIVQEEIGDDDFEWKEDQQNNYIEENIIEDSLSAVDEARAPSSGSEKSDNRLKKGRNKRGSSRSGERACLPAIHSCVLCDKKWRTVTELKSHIQSHSGLRPYVCEICGQAYKMKKALDVHIGMHNGIHPFTCEYCNKSFTQKVGLQKHIPIHTGYTRFQCDLCGKRFIHQKSFHIHTMTHTGEKHVKCSECGLAVLSQSHLKRHLRVHTGERPYACPICGKRFAEKYNMNAHVHIHNNNGGIGPKRNRNHVCPLCGMSYDRKHKLEYHLSSAHNKIDNKPFLDIELVQLQRPKIEYFQENSQGNQIITMDKNDIDHNSGTAMITVSGVKVPISLDGAPLMVATMPPPPHPISLVTHNIPAAGSLLTYRPSNTNNNNDQQLADSSQNAYMSQNPVTIELS; translated from the exons ATGTCTTCTGCTTTAGAAGAAAGGGAAGaacaaagtttaaaatgttttatatgcaATATCAAAGTTACTACTCGTTCGTCATACgatatttattgtacatttatgcCTCAAAGAGAATTGTTGTTAATAGATGTTATgtcaaaaatacttaaaaaggtTTTGAATCCTTCTCTTATGAGAAGCTCTGTATTGTGTCGAAG GTGTTTTACACTTTTTGATGAGTTAGATCAGATATCTACACGTTACAAAAAGCTTCAAACCGACATTATTAAACGTTACACTTCTACATGTGTTGAATATAAAGACGCTACTGATTTTAATGTTGTTGATAGTATGgttcaaacaaaaattgttgaACTTTCACAGAGTGAACTAGAAAATGATGATGCATCCtttaatgatgatgatgaaaaTAGCGAAAAATCATCCGTTGCTCTAAATGAG ATTGTTGAGAATATCATAAATAGCATACAAGCCGATGAAACTATGGACAACGATGACAGCTCTAAAGATTGTACTTCTGATACTACAGAAGATAAAATTctacttattaataaaaatgatacagaACATATGGACACAGTAGACATCAAGCACACAGCAGAACCAATATATGAAACAA aattaaagAAACATAGTGTTGCCAGTGTTGGTATTAATTACAAATGTGAGAATTGTGATGTTTCTTTTGAACGAGCTACTGATTTAAAGAATCATTTTACCATGGTTCACCAAAGTCCAAAACTATTCTTTTGTTCATCTTGTGATAAAAGCTATTCAACCAAACAAGCATTGAACAATCATTTGTCCAAAGAGCATCAGACTTTGGATAAAGAGTCAATTAATGATCAAGTTGATACAATTTCTCCAATTATTAAAA CTGAAAATGAAACCTCTCAATGTGGTGATACGGGTTCAATCATAGTCACTGAAGCTAATGTTGATTATTTAAATCAGTCTCCTCAAGGTGTGATAATTGATGTGAAACCTGATTTTTCTATTGATAATAGCATGTACTTGGAGGAAATAGTGCAGGAAGAAATTGGAGATGATGATTTTGAATGGAAAGAAgatcaacaaaataactatattgaAGAAAACATCATCGAAGATAGTTTAAGTGCAGTTGACGAAGCTAGAGCTCCTTCATCTGGATCAGAAAAATCTgataatagattaaaaaaaggACGGAACAAAAGGGGTAGTTCACGTTCTGGTGAACGCGCGTGTTTACCGGCCATACATAGTTGTGTACTTTGTGACAAAAAATGGAGGACAGTGACAGAGTTAAAATCTCATATACAATCACACAGTGGTTTGAGGCCTTATGTTTGCGAG atATGTGGTCAAGcctataaaatgaaaaaagctTTAGATGTGCACATTGGAATGCACAATGGCATACATCCTTTTACTTGTGAATACTGTAATAAGTCTTTTACACAAAAAGTTGGTCTACAAAAGCATATTCCCATTCATACTGGATATACACGGTTTCAATGTGATTTGTGTGGGAAGCggtttattcatcaaaaaagtTTTCACATACATACAATGACTCATACCGGGGAAAAACATGTTAAATGTTCCGAATGTGGTTTGGCTGTTTTATCTCAATCACATCTTAAGCGCCATTTAAGAGTCCACACTGGAGAGCGACCATATGCTTGTCCAATATGTGGTAAACGTTTTGCAGAAAAGTATAACATGAACGCTCATGTGCATATCCACAATAATAATGGAGGAATTGGGCCTAAGAGAAACAGAAATCATGT atgtCCATTGTGTGGTATGAGTTATGATCGAAAACACAAACTTGAATATCATTTATCTTCAGCGCATaacaaaattgataataaaCCTTTTCTAGATATAGAATTAGTGCAACTACAACGACCAAAAATTGAATACTTTCAAGAA aattCTCAAGGTAACCAAATCATAACTATggataaaaatgatattgatCACAATAGTGGTACTGCAATGATAACAGTGAGTGGTGTCAAAGTTCCAATATCCTTAGATGGTGCTCCACTTATGGTTGCTACAATGCCACCGCCGCCTCATCCTATCAGCCTTGTAACACACAACATACCAGCTGCAGGTTCTCTTCTCACTTACAGGCCAtccaacacaaataataataatgatcaacAGTTGGCTGATAGTTCACAGAACGCATATATGTCACAAAATCCTGTTACAATAGAATTGTCTTAA
- the LOC132945985 gene encoding origin recognition complex subunit 5, which produces MMLSKSKNISIKDSLNSEFPFRQVQINTLANLFLNEDGVLPPCVFIHGLPSTGKTSLVTHLMFLLGESVKSSIVNSICCYTSRLLFEPILKDLFKIKQSDILNRCDNFMQFLNILKQAEIQKEQVIIVLDNCEMLGQEQIVLFSKLQELIKSYQLCVIFISQVLPSKFDEDINCIPILFEQYNSDDISAILLRDKPNSWSLSIYQNFLNVFMGSFYGSCRDLVELKHLAKLLFIKYVEPIEDGSCTEINQTLLFRKISPSIHLLLNNVYLGTSLENVNSLSDEKITFEKLALDLPYYAKYFLIAAYIASFNLPKYDRQLFVKASNKKRKTNRLTNKTENSASQLVGPKAFSLDRLLAIFYAIIEENTNMTANLLAQINTLSDLGLLIRLGDGKLETPKYRCSVSFDCVNNIARTVKFNLNKYLIDKL; this is translated from the exons ATGATGTTATCgaagtcaaaaaatatttcaataaaagatTCGTTAAATTCTGAATTTCCATTTAGGCAGGTACAAATAAATACGTTGgctaacttatttttaaat GAAGATGGAGTTTTACCTCCATGTGTTTTTATCCACGGTCTACCATCTACTGGTAAGACAAGTTTAGTGACTCATTTGATGTTTTTACTTGGAGAGTCAGTCAAATCATCCATTGTGAATTCTATATGCTGTTACACAAGTCGATTATTATTTGAACctattttaaaagatttattta aaATTAAGCAAAGTGACATACTCAATCGGTGTGATaattttatgcaatttttaaacatattgaaACAAGCTGAAATTCAAAAAGAACAAGTGATTATAGTGTTGGATAATTGTGAGATGTTAGGACAAgaacaaatagttttattttcaaaattacaagagctaataaaaagttatcagctttgtgttatatttattagcCAAGTACTTCCTTCTAAATTTGATGAGGACATTAATTGTATACCAATATTGTTTGAACAGTATAATAgtg ATGATATATCTGCTATTTTATTAAGAGATAAACCAAACAGTTGGAGTTTATCTATTtaccaaaattttttaaatgtttttatgggaTCATTTTATGGAAGCTGTCGAGATTTAGTAGAATTAAAACATTTG GCAAAACTCCTATTCATCAAGTATGTAGAGCCAATAGAAGATGGATCATGTACAGAAATCAACCAAACTTTACTATTCAGAAAAATAAGTCCTAGTATacacttattattaaataatgtttatctaGGAACAAG TTTGGAAAATGTCAATAGTTTGTCTGATGagaaaataacatttgaaaaacttGCTCTGGATTTACCATATTAtgccaaatattttttaattgctgcATATATTGCATCAtttaatttaccaaaatatgatAGGCAATTGTTTGTTAAAGcatcaaacaaaaaaagaaaaactaatcGGTTAACAAATAAAACAGAAAATTCTGCTAGTCAACTAGTTGGACCTAAAGCTTTCTCGTTAGATCGTTTATTAGCAATATTTTATGctattattgaagaaaatacaAACATGACTGCCAACCTTTTAGCccaa atTAATACATTATCGGATTTGGGACTTTTGATACGTTTAGGCGATGGTAAATTGGAAACCCCTAAATACAGATGTAGCGTTAGTTTTGACTGTGTCAATAATATTGCTcg gacagtgaagtttaatttaaataaatatcttatagataagttataa
- the LOC132945983 gene encoding coiled-coil domain-containing protein 102A isoform X2, with protein MAASEAGGVVASATASDWDTRESMRQRELDEARARATQMEKTMRWWSDCTANWREKWSKVRNERNKAREEAKMLKDNLEHVLKENSNIKREKQNLEQQNECLRKELEKVNLILLKHAGQWDSQLVDALENGISDPDTCCSSSSIPQPSIVSDSGIEEYVLQEAVPKHAVEMFNQTTSPIKSPTPNKTISDEVADTLEKNLENLLESTQQDLNNLHSQLSGTDSVKSECQTCQDNQVITNKRLEDLRIQLEHLQSENEIEWSKREQLESEMMNLERINKQLKSELNDTLDKLQKQSKPESSSDTKYRLLQEELADKNIELANLKHILSKQKKVCVDQSAESAHLVRRGEQYENEVKRLRSRVEELKRELATTEEDYDTASNTIKKLQRLNEDLQEKLDSLQAELIHQNIRLTRLTSRVSSDDSSHSDED; from the exons ATGGCCGCAAGTGAGGCTGGCGGTGTTGTTGCTTCAGCTACAGCATCCGATTGGGATACAAGAGAGTCAATGCGTCAGCGTGAATTAGATGAAGCCAGGGCACGGGCAACACAAATGGAGAAAACAATGCGATGGTGGTCTGATTGTACTGCTAACTGGCGTGAAAAATGGAGCAAG gTGAGAAATGAAAGAAACAAAGCTCGAGAAGAAGCTAAAATGCTCAAAGATAATTTAGAACATGTACTAAAAGAAAACAGTAATATTAAAAGGGAAAAGCAAAATCTCGAACAACAGAATGAATGTTTGCGCAAAGAATTAGAAAAAGTCAATCTGATTCTATTAAAACATGCAG gacAATGGGATTCTCAACTGGTTGATGCATTGGAAAATGGTATTTCTGATCCAGATACTTGCTGTAGTTCATCATCTATACCTCAGCCATCGATTGTGAGTGACTCTGGTATTGAAGAATATGTTTTACAAGAGGCTGTTCCCAAACATGCTGTTGAAATGTTCAATCAAACAACTTCTCCCATTAAATCACCAACTCCTAATAAAACCATATCTGATGAAGTAGCCGATACACTTGAGAAGAATTTAGAAAATCTGTTGGAAAGCACTCAACAAGATTTAAACAATTTGCACAGTCAGTTGTCAGGTACAGATAGTGTTAAATCAGAATGTCAAACTTGTCAAGACAATCAGGTTATTACTAACAAACGTTTGGAAGACTTAAGAATACag CTAGAACACTTACAATCTGAAAATGAAATTGAATGGAGCAAAAGAGAACAACTTGAAAGTGAAATGATGAACTTAGAAAGAAtcaataagcaattaaaatctGAACTGAACGACACACTAGATAAATTGCAGAAACAGAGTAAACCTGAATCATCATCAGACACAAAGTATAGATTATTGCAAGAAGAGTTGgctgataaaaatatt GAGTTAGCCAATTTAAAACACATTCTATCCAAACAAAAGAAAGTGTGTGTTGACCAAAGTGCTGAGTCAGCGCATTTAGTGAGACGTGGTGAGCAATATGAGAATGAAGTCAAACGTTTGAGAAGCCGAGTAGAGGAATTAAAAAGAGAATTAGCTACTACAGAAGAAGATTATGATACTGCTTCTAATACTATAAA GAAACTTCAAAGATTAAACGAAGACTTGCAAGAAAAGCTTGATAGCTTACAGGCCGAattaatacatcaaaatataag atTGACACGTTTAACAAGTCGAGTATCTTCAGATGATTCAAGTCATAGTGATGAAGACTGA